A genomic segment from Triticum dicoccoides isolate Atlit2015 ecotype Zavitan chromosome 1A, WEW_v2.0, whole genome shotgun sequence encodes:
- the LOC119271100 gene encoding non-specific lipid-transfer protein 2P-like yields MAKAAAMLVLVALVAAAMATGGAAQCNAGNLAVCASPIVSGTPPSKTCCNNLKSQRGCFCQFAHNRAYSSYINSPNARKTLVSCGVPVPKC; encoded by the coding sequence ATGGCGAAGGCCGCAGCGATGCTCGTGCTGGtggcgctggtggcggcggcgatggcaacGGGCGGAGCGGCGCAGTGCAACGCCGGGAACCTGGCGGTGTGCGCCTCCCCGATCGTCAGCGGGACCCCGCCGTCCAAGACGTGCTGCAACAACCTAAAGAGTCAGCGGGGGTGCTTCTGCCAGTTCGCGCACAACCGCGCGtactccagctacatcaacagccCCAACGCCCGCAAGACCCTCGTCAGCTGCGGCGTCCCCGTACCGAAGTGCTAG